One stretch of Streptomyces sp. MMBL 11-1 DNA includes these proteins:
- a CDS encoding DUF2277 domain-containing protein, with the protein MCRSIKTLRPPALPEEATEEDMRAAALQYVRKVSGFRAPAAHNREVFDQAVDEITAATMKLLDGLEIRGAARG; encoded by the coding sequence ATGTGCCGCAGCATCAAGACGCTTCGCCCGCCCGCCCTCCCCGAAGAGGCCACCGAGGAGGACATGCGGGCCGCCGCCCTTCAGTACGTACGCAAGGTCTCCGGGTTCCGCGCGCCCGCCGCGCACAACCGGGAGGTCTTCGACCAGGCCGTCGACGAGATCACCGCAGCCACCATGAAGCTGCTCGACGGCCTGGAGATACGGGGCGCGGCCCGGGGCTGA
- a CDS encoding DUF7144 family membrane protein produces the protein MSQPSTPAPGASRPAGPRPGGNSGSPWAAGGTVFAGVLLFVDGVLGVLKGIAGIASNDVYTSINDYVFKFSVTSWGWIHLVLGVILILVGWGILKGAAWARGTGIVLASLNLIANFMWLPYTPVWAIVTIAIDVFVIWALCTDRSAPGDPVRSS, from the coding sequence ATGTCGCAGCCCAGCACCCCCGCACCCGGCGCCTCGCGCCCCGCCGGCCCCCGTCCGGGCGGCAACTCCGGCAGCCCGTGGGCGGCCGGGGGAACGGTGTTCGCCGGTGTCCTGCTCTTCGTGGACGGCGTCCTCGGCGTGCTGAAGGGCATCGCGGGGATCGCCTCGAACGACGTCTATACGAGCATCAACGACTACGTCTTCAAGTTCAGCGTGACCTCGTGGGGCTGGATCCACCTCGTCCTCGGCGTCATCCTCATCCTCGTGGGCTGGGGCATCCTCAAGGGCGCGGCCTGGGCCCGCGGCACGGGTATCGTGCTCGCCTCCCTGAACCTCATCGCCAACTTCATGTGGCTCCCGTACACCCCGGTCTGGGCCATCGTCACGATCGCGATCGACGTCTTCGTCATCTGGGCCCTGTGCACCGACCGGTCGGCCCCGGGCGACCCGGTGCGGAGCAGCTGA
- a CDS encoding histidine phosphatase family protein, producing MTAMAARYLYLTRHGQASADESTLTDAGRRQAALLGERLRGAPITAIHHGPLPRAAQTARLVGERLTGARLLPSEPAGDYIPYLPRREELPAESADETLARLAGFPAAEREQGPGLARQALARFTGPVEGDEPRHELLVTHNFLVGWLVRAALDAPEWRWLGINHANAALTVIRYAPGRPPALLLFNDTGHLPAELRWTGFPPELHV from the coding sequence TTGACCGCCATGGCTGCCCGCTACCTGTACCTCACCCGGCACGGTCAGGCCTCCGCCGACGAGAGCACGCTGACCGACGCCGGCCGCCGTCAGGCCGCCCTGCTCGGGGAGCGGCTCCGCGGAGCCCCGATCACGGCGATCCACCACGGCCCGCTCCCGCGCGCCGCGCAGACGGCGCGGCTGGTCGGCGAGCGGCTGACGGGAGCTCGCCTGCTGCCGTCCGAACCGGCCGGCGACTACATCCCGTACCTGCCGCGACGGGAGGAACTGCCGGCGGAGTCGGCCGACGAAACGCTCGCCCGGCTGGCCGGGTTCCCTGCGGCGGAGCGCGAGCAGGGCCCCGGGCTGGCCCGGCAGGCCCTAGCGCGGTTCACGGGACCGGTCGAGGGTGACGAGCCCCGCCACGAACTCCTCGTGACCCACAACTTCCTCGTCGGCTGGCTCGTCCGGGCGGCGCTGGACGCCCCGGAGTGGCGCTGGCTGGGCATCAACCACGCCAACGCCGCGCTGACGGTCATCCGCTACGCCCCCGGCCGCCCTCCGGCCCTCCTCCTGTTCAACGACACCGGCCACCTGCCCGCCGAACTCCGCTGGACCGGCTTCCCGCCCGAGCTGCACGTCTGA
- a CDS encoding nuclear transport factor 2 family protein → MSVTPPTPTASPAATAPSAAGATRSVVQEFLAARLAGDTARLTALFADEVDWLLAENPAVPWIRPRSTAAECAAQFTELMEHTVPEDARASVDAFLVDGPDAVLMGHLSGTVRATNRSFGGPFALRLTVENGRITRHHLYENSLSIAEAVGDRAH, encoded by the coding sequence ATGTCCGTCACGCCCCCCACCCCCACGGCAAGCCCGGCCGCCACAGCGCCTTCCGCCGCCGGTGCGACCCGGAGCGTAGTCCAGGAGTTTCTCGCGGCCCGGCTGGCCGGGGACACCGCACGGCTCACGGCGCTCTTCGCCGACGAGGTCGACTGGCTGCTGGCCGAGAACCCGGCCGTGCCGTGGATCCGCCCCCGGTCCACGGCCGCCGAATGCGCGGCCCAGTTCACGGAGTTGATGGAACACACCGTGCCCGAGGACGCCCGCGCCTCCGTCGACGCCTTCCTCGTGGACGGCCCCGACGCCGTCCTCATGGGTCACCTGTCGGGGACCGTGCGGGCAACAAACAGATCGTTCGGGGGACCGTTCGCGCTGCGCCTCACCGTCGAGAACGGCCGGATCACCCGGCACCACCTCTACGAGAACAGCCTGTCGATCGCGGAGGCGGTGGGTGACCGCGCGCATTGA
- a CDS encoding DUF4097 family beta strand repeat-containing protein produces the protein MDIVTSAATRTLRGAPGRALALGGGVALLALALTGCGGTDVDGAPVERKSFALEGKTLTIDSENAAVDLVPADVKQVEVERQVDGWVVLGSGPDPVWSMEGDTLKLRVECDALINNCEARHRVKVPRGVDVTASSDNGKISATGFDRALDLSSDNGKIHVRDASGALKLKTDNGKVRADRISASSVVARADNGEIRLAFSSVPDLVDTVSDNGGITIDLPPGGQKYAVDASADNGNVSIGVPRGDDSAHVVKARSDNGQVTVRSAN, from the coding sequence GTGGACATCGTTACGAGCGCAGCGACCCGCACGCTCCGTGGGGCGCCTGGGCGGGCTCTCGCTCTGGGGGGCGGGGTCGCGTTGCTGGCCCTGGCTCTCACCGGGTGCGGGGGTACGGACGTCGACGGCGCCCCCGTCGAGCGCAAGTCGTTCGCTCTGGAGGGGAAGACCCTGACCATCGACTCCGAGAACGCGGCCGTGGACCTCGTGCCGGCCGATGTGAAGCAGGTCGAGGTGGAGCGGCAGGTCGACGGGTGGGTGGTGCTGGGCAGTGGGCCCGACCCCGTCTGGAGCATGGAGGGTGACACCCTCAAGCTGCGGGTGGAGTGTGACGCTCTGATCAACAACTGCGAGGCCCGGCACCGGGTGAAGGTGCCCCGCGGGGTCGATGTGACGGCCTCGTCGGACAACGGGAAGATCAGCGCCACCGGCTTCGACCGCGCGCTGGACCTCTCGTCGGACAACGGGAAGATCCATGTCCGGGACGCGAGCGGCGCGCTGAAGCTGAAGACCGACAACGGAAAGGTGCGGGCGGACCGGATCTCCGCCTCCTCCGTGGTGGCCCGGGCCGACAACGGGGAGATACGGCTGGCCTTCAGTTCCGTGCCCGACCTCGTGGACACCGTCAGCGACAACGGGGGTATCACCATCGACCTGCCGCCGGGCGGGCAGAAGTACGCGGTGGACGCTTCCGCCGACAACGGGAACGTGTCGATCGGGGTGCCGCGGGGCGACGACAGCGCGCATGTGGTGAAGGCGCGCAGCGACAACGGCCAAGTCACTGTTCGAAGCGCGAACTAA